The Methylocella silvestris BL2 DNA segment GCTTTCGAGTATAATTCCGCGGTCTTGCGGCTCAGGCGATGATATCCGGCGTCAACTGATCCTCGATGAAGGCGACGCGGTCGCGCAAAGAGAGCTTGCGTTTCTTGAGGCGCTGGATCTGCAGCTGATCCACCGTTCCGAGATGAAGAAGCGCGTCGATGGCGGCATCGAGATCGCGATGCTCCTGACGCAAATGCTCAAGCTCGGCCTGCAACGGGCCGCGTTCGCCGTCGCTTAGCTTTTCGGGCATATTTTTTCAAAACCTTAAGGCGCGATCATCGATGGCTCCAGCGAACCCAGCCGGACCGGAGCCGGACCGATTTGCGGCATTGCGCGCTCTGGCGTCAATGGCCTTTGCGCGCCTGCCGCATTCGACCGGCCCATGAAAAACGAAAAGGCGCCGCAAAATGCGTCATACCCTCGTCATGAAATTTTCGCCACGCCTTTGCGAAGCCCTTCGCGAAATCGAAATCCTGTGGCACACTGATCTCATGCGAAGACTTCAAGAAGGAGTTCTGCATGTCACTCGAAAATCATTTGACTGCTTTGGAACAGCGCCACGACGCGCTCGACCGTGAGATCGAAAAGTCGTTGATGCACCCTGCGATTGACGAGTTGAAACTGGCTGAACTTAAACGCCGTAAACTGCAACTCAAAGATGAGATTGCAAAGCTTCGAGGCGAGTCAGCCTTCTCCACCATACATTAGTCTTTCCATTACGAGTTGGTTCGCGCTTGGGTCAAGCAAAGGAACCACGAGAATGGCGCACGCTTGTCGGGCCGAGGACGGCCGGGCGAAGCTTGCTGCGCCATTCCCCGCTGTCAGCTTGCTGTGAGACATTTGATCTTTGCGCCGGCGGCTTAGATGCTGAGATTTACCTGTGCGCGCCGGCGCGACGCTTCTCGAAACGGGCCGGGATTCACAGGCCGCGGCCTGCTCGGGCCGTCGGCCCGTGCCAGACAGATTTGAGCGACGCCTTGAGGTCGCCCCACAGACCAGATGGCGCGCGGCGCGATTTAGTGAAACGGTGCTTGGCGCGGAGCGTCAAAATCGGCTAAGAAGGCGACGCCGCGCGGTCAAGCCCATGACAAAAGTCCATGGGCGCTCACGTGGATGAATTGCGCAAGCGCCCGTAGCTCAGCTGGATAGAGCGCTGCCCTCCGAAGGCAGAGGCCAGGGGTTCGAATCCCTTCGGGCGCGCCACTTCCGAACAAAACTGGGAACTCCGGCAGGAGTTGCCCCGCCGCCCATCACCAGCCGCTCCAGAACAGCCCGCCGCCCGTGGATACGGATTTCCGTGTCGTCGACTTCGACCTGATCGATGACGGAACGGATATAGGCGCGTCTGAAAGGCGTTTCGCCTTTGAGGACGTTCGCGCGCATGACCTCTGTAAAGGCCGCGATCTTGTCTTCTGTGATGCGGACATCTGGACGCATCTCTGCAACCGCCCGGTCGAACGCGACCTGCGCAATATCACGTTCGGTCTTTACTGTGGCGACCCGCTCTTTGAGCGTCGCATCCATTGGGTCGGCAATGCCGTTCTCGATTGCAGCATAGAGACGACCCAGCCTTCCTTGCGCATCGGCGAGCTTTGCCCGGAGAGCCGTGAGGCGGCCCGAATAATCCTCGTCCTTTGATGCCTGGCGTTCCATTATTCCCGCGAGGATTTTTCCGATGCGCTCCGGCGTCAGGAGCTGCTCGGCGAGCCTCTCAGTCACAAGCTTGTCGAGCTTGTCCATTGGGATAGAGCGTCCCTTGCAGGCAGACTTGCCCTTCTGTGCACAAGTCGCGCAGGTGTAGTAGCGGTAGCGCCCATATTTTCCGGTACGTAACGTCATTCCGCCGCCGCAGCTTGCGCAAGTCGCAATACCGGTAAGAAGGATAGGTCCGGTTACGACGCGCGGCGGCATCGCTCTCGGATTTTTGGATTTCAGCATCGCCTGCACCGCATCGAAGGTCGCGGCATCGATGATGGGATCGACAGGGACGGCGATTTGTTCGGACTCAGGCTTCGCTTCCTTCGTCTTCCAAACCTTGCGATTGAAGCGGTGCTCGCCCTTATAGGTTGGACGCGTGAGAATCTGATGCAGAGGCCCGATACCCCACCTCGCGCCAACGCGCGTACGGTAGCCATGCTCGTTGAGCCAACTGGTGACAGCCTTGACGCCCATAGGACCGTTAGTGCCGTCGCCTCTTTGGAAGAGGCGGAACATGA contains these protein-coding regions:
- a CDS encoding YdcH family protein, whose protein sequence is MSLENHLTALEQRHDALDREIEKSLMHPAIDELKLAELKRRKLQLKDEIAKLRGESAFSTIH
- a CDS encoding YdcH family protein, whose amino-acid sequence is MPEKLSDGERGPLQAELEHLRQEHRDLDAAIDALLHLGTVDQLQIQRLKKRKLSLRDRVAFIEDQLTPDIIA